The window CTTCACTACCAAAAACATCTATCCTCACAACAAACTGAACAAGCTCAAGTAACGAAATCAAAGCATGGGAAGGCTCAAGTCTCTGGTTATCTTGGCTTTGCTTTTTTCCCTCTCTTTCGTTGTTTTTGCCGACTCATCCAAGGATGCTTCTACACATGGTATACAACTCTATATTTATCATTTCCCTTTTTTACTTTCACATAACTGATGATCGAATGTTTTAAACATAGCCTGacgtaaataaaatataaatcacaCGTGCAGCTAAGGATGAAGTGAAGCCAAGTGAAGCGACCGATGCCCAGGCTGCGGAGGCCGTGGCCAAGGATGTTGTTGCAGAGCCCCAGCAAGGACGATGGCCTGGTGGTTGTAGGTACGGATGTTGCGGTGGCTGGTTTTTTGGACGGTGCAACTACTGTTGTCGTAGTCCACAAGCCGAGGAGACCGTGGAAACTGAAGCTGTTGAGGCCAACGTTGTTGAACCTCAGCAGGGGGGTCGTGGTGGCTGTAGATACGGATGTTGCGGATCCTGGCGTTACGGACGGTGCAGCTACTGTTGTCGCAGTCCACAAGCCGAGGAAACCGTGGAAACCGAAGCTGTTGATGCCAACGTTGTCGAACCTCAGCAGGGGGGTCGTGGTGGCTGTAGATACGGATGTTGCGGATCCTGGCGTTATGGACGGTGCACCTACTGTTGTCGCAGTCCACAAGCCGAGACCGTGGAAACCGAAGCTGTTGATGCCAACGTTGTAGAACCTCAACAGGGGGGTCGTGGTGGCTGTAGATACGGATGTTGCGGATCCTGGCGTTATGGACGGTGCAGCTACTGTTGTCGCAATCCACAAACCGAGACCGTGGAAACCGAAGCTGTTGATGCCAACGTTGTTGAACCTCAGCAGGGGGGTCGTGGTGGCTGTAGATACGGATGTTGCGGATCCTGGCGTTATGGACGGTGCAGCTACTGTTGCCGAGGTGCTCAAGCGGAGTCTGAAGGGCAGAAAAAGGAAGAAGCTAAGCCATGAATGGTGTGTAAAACAAACTCTATGTTTGTATGCATGGATGCATGGTTTATATTACTGTTTCGTACGTATGTCAAAATAAGGAAAAAGTGTTGCTATAAAGTCTATAGATCAATAAAAAAATGTCGTAGGTTCATATAATATGTGTTTTGTTATGTAGTGTTTTCGTCGTGAAGATTGTAATAATAACTACTGTTTAAATACTAAATCTTGGATtgcaatatttaaattattataatgaaAAAGCATGTGCCTAGGTCAATGAAAACCACATAGGTTTTATGGTATCACGTAGATTTGTGATCCTAAACATGCATTATGAAAGTCGACttgacatataaaataaaactaaagcgtTGGTTAGAATATCTTTATTTATTctctttcattttaaatgatgttTAAAGTTAAtgcatatttataaaaaagtcagctttgataaatttattttaattttataaaagtaacatcaaataaaattagtaaactaataaaaatctaCAATACTATATAATTggtcataaatattaaaaacattaaatttttatttaaaacaatgaGAACATTActtattttgcaaaaaaaaaaaaaatcttaaacatCAAATAAATTGAAATGTAGAAAGTATCATTATATGTTTGTATGAATAACAATTGAAGATTTGTTTAGATTTTATAAACTCCAGTGTAGGGAGTATTCACCGATCCAACCCATAGAGTTCCATCATGCTCCTCCACCTCACTTATAGAGATCCACTTATTTCCAATTGTACCCTCGAAAACCTCCGATATTACGCCACTACCTTCGCTCAACCTCACGGCCATCCCGTTCCCTTTGTACTTAGCCCAATACGAATGAACTTTCATCCAGTCCACCGGCAAGCCCAAAGCGGCGCGTCCTAGCCAGGCATTCGACATGGCGAACTTTGTCAGCTTTGAGTGTTTTGTATTCAGGCCTACCCAAAATCCACCACGTGGACTCCTCTTTATGTTGTCGGGGAACCCAGGCAGCCCCTCCGCGAAAATCTCATACTTCTCGTGAGATTTAGAAACCGACGTGTCGTTGAGCCAGTAGCGTAGGATTCGAGATGTGGCAGTCTCTGCCACGAGAAGGTAATCACCGTTTTGGCTCATAACGACGCCGTTTGCGAACGAAAGGTTGCTTACAAGAGTTGTCACTTGGTTCGTTTTTGGATCGTATTTCATCAATCTACCGGTTCTGTCCCCACTCATTATTGCACCTATATAATTCCtgaaaaatttaaacaatttaCGCTCGTATATGTTCAAATCATTATGAAGTAAAAAATTTTCATAATGCATGTGTACATTCATATAAAAATGTATACGATATTACTTCAGCCAACAAAAAATGTATAAGATATTAGTATATTACTGATATTACGGTGTATGCATAATGCATGTATTTTTATTCTaagtaacatttttttttgcagagcTTGTTTTTATGTAAGATGAATCATGAATGATTGAATATTTGCAGAATTTTAagttataaaaaacaaaaaaaaaacaggaaaaaaatatttgcagAATTTTACCTTCGTTGATAAACCGAACTACTATCTGTGAAGTAGACAACTCCAGTCCGTGGGTCTATTTCCACAGCGTTGGTAAACCTAAGGGGCTTATCCAGCTGACGTGTAGATACTTGATTGGCTAAACCACCTTGTCGACCAACTTTAAGAAGTCCCATATAAGCATCGGCAATATAAAGATCACCAGTGGATTTTTCAAAGGCCAGGCCCAATGGTCGACCACACTCATGTTCCGTTCGTTGGTGCTCGTGCGGGCCCTCGCAACCTTCTCTGCATTTAATTAAAACGTTAAATACAATAGTCATCCAAGTGTTGAACCCTAAGTGTGAACAATGAACAGATCCCATCATAAGTAACTATTTTCATAactataactattattttatatcaagGCTACCATCAACGCTGGGTTTAATGAgttgtttaattttgtttacatgATTGTTATTCTATACTGTAATCTTTCTGAAAACGTGTATAGAAAATATAACAGTTTTAGCACAAATCTGGACCACCAAAAAGTCAATATCAATTTTCCCATCTTGGTTGTGTACTCATGACTCCCAGTAAATACAAAGAAtgtaagttcaaaaaaaaaagaagaacgcagcattttcatttttttcactCAATTCTTTAACTCTTGCAACATTCGCGTGAGGAGCAGCAACAGATAAAATAATCAAAGGAAACTAAAGAAGCAACTAAGTTGCATAGTCAAatgtgcatatatataattaaagcACATGGAAATTGAATTTTAAGATCCCTTCAAAATGGGAACTTCACATGCACGCCCAAATAACAAATTGTGATTCAGAAAGTTAAACTTGCAACTCAAAACAGCCAAGTTGACCACGTGAAAACTGAAGTACATatgcagaaacaaaagaagTACCTTTCATTTGGTCAGGAACTCATAACTAATTGTATCATAAATAGTTTAGTTATATTCAAAAGATTAAAGTCAAACACTGTTGGCATTTCAAaggataattttattattctgaTAATTTAGATCGTTTATCTCGGTAGGGCAGAGGGAGTTAGTTGGATACAGTTGAAGgattttgctttatttttcggttcaatttttttttggctcaacttCAACTTATATCAACCAAATTTGAATTGACAATCTTATCCAATTTCTACATTTTGATCACAAATACACAGTTAAGATTGATATAGTATCACCCAAAAACATTCAAAAGGCTACCTACGCTACTCTATCAAAACCTATAGTGTGCACGAAAAAGACTCCtacaaaacaaattcaaataCCCGGGGTTTATTATGAAGATACATTCCCAATAAAAGTGGAAAATGAAAAGGAGAAATAATTGTGTACCTTGTTGGCGTGGTGACGGCGAAATCCATCCAACGACTCTCATTAGCTATCCACTTAACAATTCGACCATCAGATAAACCGGTGAATGGACCGTCGCCGTAGAAATCGAAGGCGAAACTCTCCGGTCCCAAAGCGCCGGTGGTAGGAATCAGATGGAAGTCAGGGAAATGAACTGTCAACATTGACTCTCCATGTTTTGGACTCTCGCCAGAAGAATCGAAGAGGCTTAAGAGAAGGGCAAATGATATCGCCAACACAAAGAAGAGTTTCATCATTCTCCCTTTTCTTCCCACCCTAAACTGTGGCTTGTGGTATGAGTGATAATTCTCTTATATATAAACTAatgtcaaaaataataaatagttttctTATACATGTCGACTTCGTGTCAAAAACTCAAcactaaatagttttttttttttttgaacacaaactATTATAAAACCTTCCAACCAAAACTAGTTGGGGAGAGAGTGCAGTACAGATTTGGCTAAGGTATCAGCCCTACAGTTCAAGGAGCTAGGAATGAAACTAAAGGAAATACAAGAGAAGCGAAAAGATAGAGTCTCGATGTCCCGAATGATTCCGTAGAGCTCAATCGAGTGGCACTTCGAGGATAAGGCAGCAATGAGCGCCTGGCAGTCTGACTTGATGCAGATTGTGAGAAATCCAGCTTCTGCAGCGTGGATGAGAGCGGACCGGATAGCAAGGCCTTCCGCCATCAGGGCCGATGAGATAAACTTGAAAGTGCAGGACCCTTGTAGTAAAGTGTCTCCTTCAGTGTTGGCGATGTACCATCCGCAGCCGGCTCTGTCATATTATTGTATTCTTGGGGTTCGTGGATCATGCATTTGTCATCATGCATTTGTTAGTtcatatgttaattttttttcgagtcattcttgggttcaccccctaggaattacattatgttttatgtttgggtgattatattatgttttattttaaaaacataatataacttgataatattttgtttcattttataaaaaatatcaaatttgaaataacataatcctattggttggttaacctagaggttcaccttagggggtgaacccaaaaaTAAGTCTTTCTTTTCTGTTCAACATTTCTTTCTTATTGCTTTATTATGAAAGATACATTTCTTTCTTACTTACCAGACATATTCATACATGATACTACTCACCTAGCTAACATTGTCAAGATAGAAGTTTTGCCGTTTATGGGATGAGAATACAAAGAAAtcaaacattaatatattctGCTAGTCTGCCTCAATTCGTGTATCAATTATGCATATATGCCAATATAAAATTTCAATGATTCTATATAATAAGATTATTCATTtctaaattttctataaataaacattaaaaacaaaaaaagaagtaaaactCATATTATATTTctcttattaaaacaaaaacattcaCTTGGACccaatttttttataagattttaaattaaatatatcctTATACTATATAGTTATACCCCACATGTATCTATTAAATTATTCATTCCTTATAATTTGAGCGTTTAGGAAATAAAATAACCAAcacttttaattatatatttttatttctttacaaACCAACATTTTTTAGATATAtctattaattatgttttttttttaatcagaaccTGCCCAACcgaatgcatatatataatataattattttaataactaATCTAAGTACATGTTTtctgtaatttatttttttaataaaattgaaaGCATGACCCGCTCGGATACGCCAATTCAGATCTTGTTATACGGAGTATTACTGATTATTTCTAATGTTTGTGATTTTTTATGCATAGTATACATGTAGATGGTATGATTGCTTACAAAACGCCGGAGATCGAGGGATCACATTTAGATCATTTTATTAAAAGTAGATATATTTTGCGTATTCTCTGTAATTTTCCCCAAAAAAAATCTGCAGATTTGATATTTATCTAGTTACCATCAGTTTTACAGGTTTGGGTAAAGTAATGTTATTCGGCgccaaaacaaattatatatatggaaaATTAACATTTTCCTTACACAGAAAATTAAACGTTGAATGAGGAAGAATGGAAGAcgtaaaatttaaaacatttaaaacccaaaaaaatataaaactacaaTGAGATCAATATCTTACTACttacattttattttgtaacaaataataaatgtttttttgttcaCTAAATAATAAAtgcttttgtttgatttttatgcataaacaaaacataaatttttattattattattattattattattactaggtAAAGAACCCGTGCGATATTGCACGGTAACtcatttcataaaaataaatataatatattttataaaataaatttttatgaaaatagttTAGAATTAATTCAGAGAAAATACACatgttacaaaattattttgtacATAACTATATTCTTTTATTGACAGTGATTATTGATGTCACTAATATGAAACAACCCAAAAgagtaagagaaaaaaaaaatacattc is drawn from Brassica rapa cultivar Chiifu-401-42 chromosome A05, CAAS_Brap_v3.01, whole genome shotgun sequence and contains these coding sequences:
- the LOC103867732 gene encoding late embryogenesis abundant protein M17, which translates into the protein MGRLKSLVILALLFSLSFVVFADSSKDASTHAKDEVKPSEATDAQAAEAVAKDVVAEPQQGRWPGGCRYGCCGGWFFGRCNYCCRSPQAEETVETEAVEANVVEPQQGGRGGCRYGCCGSWRYGRCSYCCRSPQAEETVETEAVDANVVEPQQGGRGGCRYGCCGSWRYGRCTYCCRSPQAETVETEAVDANVVEPQQGGRGGCRYGCCGSWRYGRCSYCCRNPQTETVETEAVDANVVEPQQGGRGGCRYGCCGSWRYGRCSYCCRGAQAESEGQKKEEAKP
- the LOC103866548 gene encoding protein STRICTOSIDINE SYNTHASE-LIKE 2 — its product is MMKLFFVLAISFALLLSLFDSSGESPKHGESMLTVHFPDFHLIPTTGALGPESFAFDFYGDGPFTGLSDGRIVKWIANESRWMDFAVTTPTREGCEGPHEHQRTEHECGRPLGLAFEKSTGDLYIADAYMGLLKVGRQGGLANQVSTRQLDKPLRFTNAVEIDPRTGVVYFTDSSSVYQRRNYIGAIMSGDRTGRLMKYDPKTNQVTTLVSNLSFANGVVMSQNGDYLLVAETATSRILRYWLNDTSVSKSHEKYEIFAEGLPGFPDNIKRSPRGGFWVGLNTKHSKLTKFAMSNAWLGRAALGLPVDWMKVHSYWAKYKGNGMAVRLSEGSGVISEVFEGTIGNKWISISEVEEHDGTLWVGSVNTPYTGVYKI